CCCAAGCGCCGATGAAAACGGCATGCGCCGCGATGTCATCGATCTGGTGCGGGAGTTGAACGTGCCGATTGTCCGTTATCCCGGCGGCAATTTCGTTTCGGCCTATAATTGGGAAGACGGCATTGGCCCCAAAAATCAGCGCCCGGTTCGGCTTGATCTCGCCTGGCATACCTCCGAGAGCAATGAGGTTGGCCTTCACGAGTTTGCCGATTGGTGCACCTCTGTCGGCACGGAGATGATGCTGGCCGTCAATCTCGGGTCGCGCGGGCTGGATGAGGCGCGCAATTTTCTGGAATATGCCAATCATTCCGGCGGCAGCTATTGGAGCGATCTGCGCATCAGCAATGGCAGGCCCCAGCCTTTCGATGTGAAGCTCTGGTGCCTGGGCAATGAAATGGACGGCCCTTGGCAGATCGGCCACAAATCCGCGGATGAATATGGCCGGCTTGCCCACGAGACAGCGAAGGCCATGCGGACCTTCGATAAATCGCTGGAACTGGTGGTCTGCGGTTCGTCCAATGCCAAGATGCCGAGCTATCCGCAATGGGAAGCGACCGTTCTCGACCATACCTATAATGAGGTCGATTATATTTCCCTGCATATGTATTTTGACAACAAGGCAGGCGATACGCCCAATTATCTCGCCCAGAACAAGAAGCTGGATGATTATATCGTCTCGGTATCGGGCGTGATTGATTTCATCAAGGCCAAGAAACGCTCTTCCAAGAATGTCTATATTTCCTTTGATGAATGGAATGTCTGGTATCATTCCAACGAACAGGACAAGGCAATCCTCCAGGGCAATGACGGTTGGCCCTTCGCGCCGCCATTGTTGGAAGACATCTATAATTTCGAGGATGTGTTGCAGGTCGGGCTGATTATCAACACTTTCATCCGCCGTTCCAACGTGGTGCGCATCGCCTGCCTGGCGCAATTGGTCAATGTGATCGCGCCAATCATGACGGCGCCGGGCGGTCCAGCCTGGCGGCAGACGATTTTCTATCCGTTCCTGTTCGCCTCGGTGCATGGCCGTGGCACGGCGCTGGATCTCAGGGTGAAAAGCCCGACCTATACGGCGTCTGCCGTCGGTGAGGTCGACAGTCTCGACATTGCCGCCGTGCATGACACGGCGGATGGCTCGATTGCTTTCTTCGTCGTCAATCGTTCAGAGGCGGCCATCGAGACCACATTCGATTTGCAGGGGTTTGGCACCGCGCCATCTATCGCCGATTATCAGGTGATGACCCATGCCGATTTGAAGGCGGTCAATACGCAGGAGCGGATGACGGAGGTTGCGCCACGCCCCGGCGAGGGGCTGGTTATCGACGGCACAAGCCTGACGACGTCGTTTCCGGCGCTGTCCTACCAGATGATCCGGGTGAAGGTTCGGGATGTCTCCTAGGGGCATGGATAATTCCTGACCTTGCTAAACCTGGGAGGAGGATAGCGATGACGGCACAGATCGAAATCAGCAATGTCAGCAAGACCTACGGTGCTATGACCGTGCTGGATGGCTTGTCGCTGTCCATTCCGGCCCATGAATTCGTGGTCTTCCTCGGTCCGTCCGGCTGCGGAAAATCGACTTTGCTGCGGATGATCGCCGGGCTTGAAAGCGTCGATGACGGTGAAATCCGCATCAATGGCGAGCGGATTGACGGACTGCCGCCTGGTCAGCGTGACGTGGCTATGGTATTTCAATCCTATGCGCTCTATCCGCATATGACCGTGCGCCAGAACATGGCCTTCGGGCTTGAGAATATTCAGGTTTCCCGATCGGTCATTGATGCGCGCATTGCCGAAGCCGCGCGGATGCTGGAAATCGATCATCTGCTGGAGCGCAAGCCGGGGCAGCTTTCCGGCGGCCAGCGCCAGCGCGTGGCGATCGGCCGGGCGGTGGTAAAGGAGCCCAAAGCCTTCCTGTTTGATGAGCCGCTCTCCAATCTGGATGCCGCGCTGCGCACTCGCACCCGGATCGAGTTAGCGCAATTGCATCAACGGCTGCGCTCGACGATGATTTTCGTCACCCATGATCAGACCGAAGCGATGACGCTGGCCGACAGGATCGTGGTGATGAACAATCGTCGCATCGAGCAGATTGGCACGCCGATGCAGATCTATGAGCGCCCGGCTACCCGCTTCGTGGCGGGTTTCGTCGGGTCGCCGGCGATGAATTTTCTCGATGTTACGGGTTTTTCTCCCGGCAAATCCGGCATGGTGGCCACCTGCGGTCAGAGCCTGCGTATCGAAACCCATATCGATCCGGCCAATGCGGTGTCGGCGGTGACGCTCGGTATTCGCGCCGAGGCGGTTCACGTCACGCCTCCTGAGGGCGGCGACGTTGATGGCACTATCGATGTGCTGGAGCGTCTGGGTGATCGGACACTGATCTATACACGATTGGCGGATGGCCAAAGTGTGGTGGCCGCAACGGCGGGTCAGACGCGCCTGAAAATCGGCGATCGCATTGGCCTTGGTTTTGACGGTGAAAAAGCCCATCTGTTCGATGCGGATGGAACCGCCCGGCATGCGGAGGCGCTCTCTGATGGCTGACCGCTCTTCTGTTCCGCCAGGTATGGGCCTGCCGGATGTGAGCCTGCGCCGCCGTTCAGCCCCTGCGTCGATGAGCATCCATGCTCCGCGCTGGAGCCATGCGTTATTCGTGGCGCCTTACCTGACATTTTTCGCCACGCTTCTGGTTTTTCCGCTGATCTGGGGCATTTGGCTGAGTTTCCATAAGGCCGATATGTTTTCGAGCGGGCGGTTCGTCGGCTTTGATAATTATCTACGGCTGTTTCGCGATACCGTTTTCATCCAGTCGATCTGGAATACCTTCTATTTCGTGGCATTGACGGTGCCGACGCTGGCGGTGCTCGGGCTATTTCTGGCGCTGGCGCTCAACCGGCAGACGCGGACGGCGGCGGTTCTGCGAACCCTGTTCTTTGCTTCTTCGGTTCTGTCCGTCACCATCGTCACGCTGGTCTGGCGGATTGTGTTCATTCCGCAGGTCGGCTTGCTGGCCACCATTTTCGGCTGGTTTGGCGCAACAGCGCCCGCCGCCCTCTCCGATCCCGATCTGGCGATGATTGCGATTGCCATTGCCACCGTCTGGTGGTGCCTTGGCCTGCCGATGATGCTGTTTCTGTCGGCTTTGCAGCAAATCCCCGGCGATATCTATGAGGCGGCGGCGCTTGATAATGCCAGCCGCTGGCGGACACTGACGGCCATTACCCTGCCATCCATCAAGCGGACATTCCTCCTGGTGATCATCATTCAGATTGTCTTGCAATTCCAGCTGTTTGGCCAGGCGCTGTTGATGACGCGGGGAGGGCCGAACAATGCGACCCGCCCCATCGTTCTCTATATCTATGAAGTCACCTTCCGCCGCTGGGATCTTGGTCTCGGGGCCGCAGCCTCCGAAATCCTTTTCATCCTGATCCTGCTCGCCGCCATGGCGCAATATCTGATCACCAGACGTAAAGGAGACGCGGCATGAGCGGCTTTTCCTCTTCTCACAGCAAGCTTGGCGACCGGATCGTCCTTGGGCTGGTCGTGCTGTTATCTCTCGTGATGCTTTTGCCCATTCTCTGGGTGATCGGATTGTCGCTGAAGGAAAACAGTGTGCTGATGGCCGACCCCAATTCGGTGTTTCATCCACCTTATATCATTGGCAATTATATCAATATCCTGCAAACGTCCTCGGTGTTTCGCTGGATCCTCAACAGCCTGATCGTTTCGATCAGCCTGACCATCGGCACGCTGATCCTGTCGTCGCTGGCTGGTTACGGCTTTGCCCGGCTGAATTTTCCGGGCCGAGACGTGCTGTTCGTGATCGTTCTGTTCGGGCTCGCGGTGCCGGAGCAGGCGGTTCTGGTTGCCCGGCACCAGATTTTCAGCATGTTGAGCCTGCACAATACCTATCCGGGCCTTGTGCTGCCCGGCCTATCCAGCGCTTTCGGCGTCTTTTTGATGACGCAATATTTCCGGGCCATCCCGCGCGATCTGGATGAGGCGGCCCTTCTGGACAATGCCAGCCGGTTCCGGATCTTCTGGAAAGTGCTTTTGCCTCTGACGCTGCCCGCCCAGGCGACGCTTGGCATTTTCACGTTTCTGGCGTCCTGGAACGACTATTTCTGGCCGCTGATTTCGGCATCCAGAAAGGACATGTATACGCTGACAGTGGGGCTTGCCTCGACCCAGACCAATTTCGGCCAGTCCGAAGGCCTGGGCTTCCTGATGGCGCAGGCGGTGTTTGCTGGAGCGCCTATCCTTATCATCTATCTGTTTTTCCAAAAATATATCGTCACGGCGGTGTCGGGGGCAGCCGTTCGGTAGCGTTTGCCCTGACATTACAAGAAACACGTGGGAGGAGAGACCATGAAAGCGACGCCAATCAAATCGAGGATCATGAAACTGATGCGCACCACCATTCCGGTGGTGGCACTGATGATGGGCCATGCCGCCTTCGCGGCGGAGCCTGTGGAACTGAACGTCCAAAGGTTCTTCGGCGCCTGCGATGCCGAATATGGCAGCAATACAGACGTCAGCAAATCGGTCGGCGAATGTGGGATCATGACCTCGCTGATCAACAAGTTCAACGCCGATAATCCCGACATCCATGTGTCGGTGGCGACTGTGGAATGGCCGGGCTATGACCAGCTCAACGCGCAATTTGCCTCCAACGATCCGCCTGACATCGTCACGATCCATGAATCGGCCTTGTCGGATTATCAGTCCAAAAACCTTATCATGCCGCTGGACGAGCTTTTGGCCACCCAAGGCATCAAGCCTGAAACCTTTACCGAGGCGGCGCGGCAGGGCGCGACCAAGGACGGCAAGTTCTATGGATTGCCGATCGACAGCTGGACCATGCTCTACCATATCAATATGGATCTGTTTAAGCAGGCGGGTCTCGTCAATGCCGATGGCACACCGATCCTGCCGAAATCCCCGGAAGAGCTTCTGGCCCAGGCCGAACAGTTCAAGCAGAAGACCGGCAAGCCTTATTTCGTGCAGAATCTTGCCAATGAGACGGCGCTCTACATGCGCAATCTCTATACCTACCTGTTCCAGCAAAACTCTGATTTCTTCGCCGATCCAACCCATATCAAGCTCGACACGCCTGAGGCCAAGCGGGTGGTGGAGATGTACCGAACCATCTTTGCCAAGGGCTATACCACCAAGGACATGGATTACGGCGCCTCGATCACTGCCTTTCTGGCCGGTGCCGGCGGTGTTCATCTGAACGGCACCTGGATGATTGGCGATTATAATGCCTCGGCTGCCAAACCGGGCACGGCGCTGAACAAGGGCGGTTATGCCGTCTATCCCTATCCGCAATTGTTTTCCGGCGATCACGCGCAGTTTGCCGATGGTCATACCTGGGCTGTTTCCGTCAAGGACCGGACGCCCGAACAGACCAAGGCCGTGGCGCGGTTCCTGAAATTCTTCGTCGACAATGATTTCGATTGGTCGCGCACCGGCCACCTGCCATCCGTGCAGGCTGTGCTGAACTCTGATGCCTTCAAGGCCCTGCCGCACCGCGACACGGTGTCTGATATTGCCCAGCTTGGGCGGCCACTGCCGTCGCAAGTGCAGCGCCAGTTCCCGATCCAGGACATTATCGGCGAAGAAATGAGCGCTGCGGTGACCGGTCAGAAGGATGTCGACGCGGCCTTGAAGGATGCCCAAAGCCGGGTGAATGACCTGCTTGGCAATCTGTAAAAACAAGATAGGTGAGCGCCCAAAGCCAAAAGCTTTGGGCGCTGCTATTTTACAGTGCCGATACCAGCACGTCTGCGCGCGCTGCCAAAATGGCCTTGCAGGCCGTGGCGGCCTCCTTGCCCTTGATGACGAAATGCTCCCTGAAGAAGGCGATATGCGCCTCGCTTTCCTGGAAATTGTGGGGTGTCAGTACGGCCGAAAGCACCGGCACCTCGGTATCGAGCTGCACGCGCATCATGCCGTCCAAGACGGTGGCGGCCACGAAATCATGGCGGTAAATGCCACCATCCACCACCAGCGCACAGCCGAGGATGGCGCGGTATTGTCCGGTTTTGGCAAGCGTCTGGGCATGAAGAGGGATTTCCAAGGCGCCCGGCACATCGACAATGTCGATCTCGGCGGCGGTGCCGCCAAGCGCCTGCCATTCGGCGACGAAGGCGTTTACGCATTGATCAACGATCCCGGCATGCCAGCGGGCGCGGATGACGGCAATACGGTTTGGTTCAAGTCTTGCTGCGATAGTCATGTCTCTGCCTTTCAAGGGTCAGCCAAACAGAGTTGGCTGGAACACCGCACGGAGGCGGCAAATTTTCCCTTGGGCGAACAGCAGGGCACACCCGTTCGGGAGACGGATCTCCGCTGGGGTATTTCCTGCATGCTCTCTTCCATCCGGACTATACCGTCGGCTCCGGCATCGCACCGGATCTGCTGACCTCCCAGGTTGCCCTGAAAGCGCTCGCGGGCTCCGGGCAAGCCCGATACCGCCGGTGGGGAATTTCACCCCGCCCTGAGAACAGTTATAACATAGAATTGAAGTTGCAGAAATTGCAAGGCCGTTTTTCTCATTATTCGGTAGGTTAGTGGTCCGATTCCGACATTTGCCTCCGTTTGCAGCACCCTCGAGAGCAAATGTCGGAATTTTCAGGACCACGAGCAGGTCTCTGTTTCTAGTGGAATTTAAGAATTTGACATTTGATCCTCGAGGGTGCGGCAAGGGGGTATCAAATGTCAAATTCATTCCACTAGCGTCTGTCGGCCGCGGTTTCTTCCAATATCCAGTCTCGAAACGCCTGCAAAGGTGGGTGTGAACCACGTTCATTCGGCCAGACGAGATAATAGGCCTCCGTGCTTTGCATCGGCCGGTCGATGGCCTTGACCAGGCGACCGGAGGCCATTTCCTCTTCGATCAGGAATTCAGGCAGCAGCGCGACGCCAAGTCCTGCCATCGCGGCTTGAGCGGCTGTCGCAAACTGGTCGAACAACATGCCGCGCACCTGGTCGGATTGCACGTCATTGCTGGCAAGCCAGCGTTCCCAGGCATCGGGGCGGGTGGTGAGATGAAGAAGAGGGGCCTGGCGCAGATCCAGCGGTGTCTGAAACCGGTAGGTGTCGCGCAACTCAGGGCTACAGGCGGGAATGACGGTTTCAGAGCGCAGCAGCGACATTTCCGCGCCCTGCCAATCGGCCAGACCGAAGTGAATGGCAGCATCGACCGGTTCCAGCCGGAAATCGAAATAGGAAAGCTTGGTGACGAGATTGATGGTGATGCCGGGGTGGCGGCTGAGAAATCCCGGCAGGCGCGGGGCCAGCCATCGAGTGCCGAAGGTGGGCAGGATGGCGAGATTGAGCGTCCCTCCGAACGGATTGGCCTTCAGCGTTAGCGATGCGGTGCTGATAATCCGCAGCGCATCGCGGATTTCGCGGGCATAGATATTGCCGCCTGCCGTCAGCCGGATCGTCTGGCGTTCACGGTGAAACAACTCGACGCCGAGCTGTTCCTCCAGCGCCTTGATCTGCCGGCTGACCGCGCTTTGCGTCAGGCTCAATTCCCGCGCTGCCGCCGTGACGCTGCCGGTGCGGGCCGCGGCCTCAAAAGCCGAAAGAAGATGCAGGGATGGCAGGAAACGGCGGGGACTTTGCATGGAGGCTCCGGGTATCACCAGATCAGATGAGAATATGAGATCGTCTTCTATAGGCGGTCTTTTGCCTGAGGTCATTCCATTTGGGAAAGAACTCTTGCAGAAACATCGATAATTGCGCACTGGCGGACTGGTTCAGCACTTGCTAGTGTTTTGGCAGAATAATTGCTGCCGTTTTGCCCGGCTTCCGGTTCGGTTGCGATATAAGGGAACTGTCATGCAGGGGAATCCAAGATCGCACGGGCTATGGGAGCGAACCGCGCCATCGCCGCCACCCACATCGGTGCTCACCGACCACCTGATTGCCGATGTCGTCGTGGTCGGTGGCGGCTATACTGGGCTGTCCGCTGCCTTGCATCTGGCCGAGGCCGGGGTTTCCGTTGTGTTGCTGGAAGCGGTCGAGATCGGCTTTGGCGGCGCGGGCCGTAATGTCGGGCTGATCAACGGCGGCATGTGGGTGATGCCGGACGACGTGCCGAAGGTGCTTGGCCCTGTGCATGGAGAGCGGGCGCTGAAGCAATTGGGCGAAGCGCCGCTCTTGGTGCGCGAGACAATCGAAAAACACGGTATCGCCTGCGAGTTGGAAACCAATGGCACGCTGCATCTGGCCGTGGGTAACGCCGGGTTGGAGGAATTGCAGAACCGTCACCGGCAATGGGTG
This portion of the Allorhizobium ampelinum S4 genome encodes:
- a CDS encoding alpha-N-arabinofuranosidase; the protein is MKATVLAHADFSIAEIDPRLYGSFIEHLGRAVYTGIYEPDHPSADENGMRRDVIDLVRELNVPIVRYPGGNFVSAYNWEDGIGPKNQRPVRLDLAWHTSESNEVGLHEFADWCTSVGTEMMLAVNLGSRGLDEARNFLEYANHSGGSYWSDLRISNGRPQPFDVKLWCLGNEMDGPWQIGHKSADEYGRLAHETAKAMRTFDKSLELVVCGSSNAKMPSYPQWEATVLDHTYNEVDYISLHMYFDNKAGDTPNYLAQNKKLDDYIVSVSGVIDFIKAKKRSSKNVYISFDEWNVWYHSNEQDKAILQGNDGWPFAPPLLEDIYNFEDVLQVGLIINTFIRRSNVVRIACLAQLVNVIAPIMTAPGGPAWRQTIFYPFLFASVHGRGTALDLRVKSPTYTASAVGEVDSLDIAAVHDTADGSIAFFVVNRSEAAIETTFDLQGFGTAPSIADYQVMTHADLKAVNTQERMTEVAPRPGEGLVIDGTSLTTSFPALSYQMIRVKVRDVS
- a CDS encoding ABC transporter ATP-binding protein — encoded protein: MTAQIEISNVSKTYGAMTVLDGLSLSIPAHEFVVFLGPSGCGKSTLLRMIAGLESVDDGEIRINGERIDGLPPGQRDVAMVFQSYALYPHMTVRQNMAFGLENIQVSRSVIDARIAEAARMLEIDHLLERKPGQLSGGQRQRVAIGRAVVKEPKAFLFDEPLSNLDAALRTRTRIELAQLHQRLRSTMIFVTHDQTEAMTLADRIVVMNNRRIEQIGTPMQIYERPATRFVAGFVGSPAMNFLDVTGFSPGKSGMVATCGQSLRIETHIDPANAVSAVTLGIRAEAVHVTPPEGGDVDGTIDVLERLGDRTLIYTRLADGQSVVAATAGQTRLKIGDRIGLGFDGEKAHLFDADGTARHAEALSDG
- a CDS encoding carbohydrate ABC transporter permease: MGLPDVSLRRRSAPASMSIHAPRWSHALFVAPYLTFFATLLVFPLIWGIWLSFHKADMFSSGRFVGFDNYLRLFRDTVFIQSIWNTFYFVALTVPTLAVLGLFLALALNRQTRTAAVLRTLFFASSVLSVTIVTLVWRIVFIPQVGLLATIFGWFGATAPAALSDPDLAMIAIAIATVWWCLGLPMMLFLSALQQIPGDIYEAAALDNASRWRTLTAITLPSIKRTFLLVIIIQIVLQFQLFGQALLMTRGGPNNATRPIVLYIYEVTFRRWDLGLGAAASEILFILILLAAMAQYLITRRKGDAA
- a CDS encoding carbohydrate ABC transporter permease; this encodes MSGFSSSHSKLGDRIVLGLVVLLSLVMLLPILWVIGLSLKENSVLMADPNSVFHPPYIIGNYINILQTSSVFRWILNSLIVSISLTIGTLILSSLAGYGFARLNFPGRDVLFVIVLFGLAVPEQAVLVARHQIFSMLSLHNTYPGLVLPGLSSAFGVFLMTQYFRAIPRDLDEAALLDNASRFRIFWKVLLPLTLPAQATLGIFTFLASWNDYFWPLISASRKDMYTLTVGLASTQTNFGQSEGLGFLMAQAVFAGAPILIIYLFFQKYIVTAVSGAAVR
- a CDS encoding extracellular solute-binding protein, whose translation is MKLMRTTIPVVALMMGHAAFAAEPVELNVQRFFGACDAEYGSNTDVSKSVGECGIMTSLINKFNADNPDIHVSVATVEWPGYDQLNAQFASNDPPDIVTIHESALSDYQSKNLIMPLDELLATQGIKPETFTEAARQGATKDGKFYGLPIDSWTMLYHINMDLFKQAGLVNADGTPILPKSPEELLAQAEQFKQKTGKPYFVQNLANETALYMRNLYTYLFQQNSDFFADPTHIKLDTPEAKRVVEMYRTIFAKGYTTKDMDYGASITAFLAGAGGVHLNGTWMIGDYNASAAKPGTALNKGGYAVYPYPQLFSGDHAQFADGHTWAVSVKDRTPEQTKAVARFLKFFVDNDFDWSRTGHLPSVQAVLNSDAFKALPHRDTVSDIAQLGRPLPSQVQRQFPIQDIIGEEMSAAVTGQKDVDAALKDAQSRVNDLLGNL
- a CDS encoding 6,7-dimethyl-8-ribityllumazine synthase; its protein translation is MTIAARLEPNRIAVIRARWHAGIVDQCVNAFVAEWQALGGTAAEIDIVDVPGALEIPLHAQTLAKTGQYRAILGCALVVDGGIYRHDFVAATVLDGMMRVQLDTEVPVLSAVLTPHNFQESEAHIAFFREHFVIKGKEAATACKAILAARADVLVSAL
- a CDS encoding LysR family transcriptional regulator; protein product: MQSPRRFLPSLHLLSAFEAAARTGSVTAAARELSLTQSAVSRQIKALEEQLGVELFHRERQTIRLTAGGNIYAREIRDALRIISTASLTLKANPFGGTLNLAILPTFGTRWLAPRLPGFLSRHPGITINLVTKLSYFDFRLEPVDAAIHFGLADWQGAEMSLLRSETVIPACSPELRDTYRFQTPLDLRQAPLLHLTTRPDAWERWLASNDVQSDQVRGMLFDQFATAAQAAMAGLGVALLPEFLIEEEMASGRLVKAIDRPMQSTEAYYLVWPNERGSHPPLQAFRDWILEETAADRR